One segment of Desmodus rotundus isolate HL8 chromosome 6, HLdesRot8A.1, whole genome shotgun sequence DNA contains the following:
- the TSHZ2 gene encoding teashirt homolog 2 isoform X3, with amino-acid sequence MPRRKQQAPKRAAGYAQEEQLKDEEEIKEEEEEEEDSGSVVHLQSSNDPGTDEELDMGPEQKGCFSYQNSPGSHLSNQDAENESLLSDASDPVSDIKSMCGRDALDKKASARPKLPSEAHNCMDKMTAVYANILSDSYWSGLGLGFKLSNSDRRNCDTRNGSNKTDFDWHQDALSKSLQQNLPSRSVSKPSLFSSVQLYRQSSKVCGTVFTGASRFRCRQCSAAYDTLVELTVHMNETGHYQDDNRKKDKLRPTSYSKPRKRAFQDMDKEDAQKVLKCMFCGDSFDSLQDLSVHMIKTKHYQKVPLKEPVPTISSKIVTPAKKRVFDVNRPCSPDSTTGSFADSFSSPKGASLQLSSNNRYGYQNGASYTWQFEACKSQILKCMECGSSHDTLQQLTTHMMVTGHFLKVTSSASKKGKQLVLDPLAVEKMQSLSDTPNSDSLAPKPSSNTASDCAASTTEIKKESKKEKPDEIDKDEKVVKSEDYEDPLQKPLDPTIKYQYLREEDLEDGSKGGGDILKSLENTVTTAINKAQNGAPSWSAYPSIHAAYQLSEGTKPSLPLVGSQVLQIRPNLANKLRPIAPKWKVMPLVSVPTNLAPYTQVKKEPEDRVEMAKDCGKESPHEEASSFSHGEGESFPNSETPSESKKAEPCAPKEEDKLMKEGGEKEKPQPLEPASSLSNGCTLANPASALPCINPLSALQSVLNNHLGKATEPLRSPSCSSPSSSTISMFHKSSLSVTDKPVLSPATTRPSSVSRRYLFENNDQPIDLTKSKSKKAESSQAQSCTSPPQKHALSDIADMVKVLPKATTPKPAASSRVPPMKLEMDVRRFEDVSSEVSTLHKRKGRQSNWNPQHLLILQAQFASSLFQTSEGKYLLSDLGPQERMQISKFTGLSMTTISHWLANVKYQLRKTGGTKFLKNMDKGHPIFYCSDCASQFRTPSTYISHLESHLGFQMKDMTRMAVEQQGKVEQEISRVSSAQRSPETIAGEEDTDSKFK; translated from the coding sequence GCTACGCCCAGGAGGAACAGCTAAAGGACGAGGAGGAgataaaagaagaggaggaagaggaggaagacagtGGTTCAGTGGTTCACCTTCAGAGCAGCAATGACCCCGGGACAGACGAGGAGCTAGACATGGGTCCGGAGCAGAAAGGCTGCTTCAGCTACCAGAACTCCCCAGGAAGCCACCTGTCCAATCAGGACGCTGAGAATGAGTCTCTGCTGAGCGATGCCAGCGATCCCGTGTCAGACATCAAGAGCATGTGCGGTCGAGATGCCTTGGACAAGAAAGCAAGCGCTCGCCCCAAGCTTCCGAGTGAAGCCCACAACTGCATGGACAAAATGACAGCTGTCTACGCCAACATCTTGTCTGATTCCTACTGGTCGGGCCTGGGTCTGGGCTTCAAGCTGTCCAACAGCGACAGACGGAACTGTGACACCCGCAACGGCAGCAACAAGACCGATTTCGACTGGCACCAAGACGCTCTGTCCAAAAGCCTGCAGCAGAACCTGCCTTCCAGGTCCGTGTCAAAGCCCAGCCTGTTCAGCTCAGTCCAGCTGTACCGGCAGAGCAGTAAGGTGTGCGGGACCGTCTTCACCGGGGCCAGCAGGTTCCGGTGCCGCCAGTGCAGCGCCGCCTACGACACCTTGGTCGAGCTGACCGTGCACATGAACGAAACGGGCCACTATCAAGATGACAACCGCAAAAAGGACAAGCTTCGACCCACGAGCTATTCAAAGCCCCGCAAACGGGCCTTCCAAGACATGGACAAGGAGGATGCCCAGAAGGTTCTGAAATGTATGTTTTGTGGCGACTCCTTCGATTCCCTCCAAGATTTGAGCGTCCacatgataaaaacaaaacattaccaAAAAGTGCCTTTGAAGGAGCCAGTACCAACCATTTCGTCGAAAATCGTCACTCCGGCGAAGAAGCGTGTCTTCGATGTCAATCGGCCGTGTTCCCCCGATTCCACCACGGGGTCGTTCGCAGATTCATTCTCCTCCCCAAAGGGCGCCAGCTTGCAGCTGTCCTCCAACAACCGCTACGGCTACCAGAACGGCGCCAGCTACACCTGGCAGTTCGAGGCCTGCAAGTCCCAGATCCTGAAGTGCATGGAGTGCGGCAGCTCCCACGACACGCTGCAGCAGCTCACCACCCACATGATGGTCACCGGCCACTTTCTCAAGGTCACCAGCTCTGCCTCCAAGAAAGGGAAGCAGCTGGTGTTAGACCCACTCGCCGTGGAGAAGATGCAGTCTCTGTCGGACACCCCCAACAGTGATTCTCTGGCTCCCAAGCCATCGAGTAACACAGCTTCCGACTGTGCAGCTTCTACGACTGAGATAAAGAAggagagtaaaaaggaaaaaccagACGAGATCGACAAGGATGAGAAAGTTGTGAAAAGCGAGGACTATGAAGACCCTCTACAGAAACCTTTAGACCCTACAATAAAATACCAGTATCTGAGGGAGGAGGATTTGGAAGATGGCTCAAAGGGTGGAGGGGACATTTTGAAGTCATTGGAAAATACTGTCACCACAGCCATCAACAAGGCCCAGAACGGGGCTCCCAGCTGGAGCGCGTACCCCAGCATCCACGCAGCCTACCAGCTGTCGGAGGGCACCAAGCCTTCCTTGCCTCTGGTGGGGTCACAGGTACTGCAGATTCGACCTAATCTTGCCAACAAGTTAAGGCCTATTGCACCCAAGTGGAAAGTAATGCCACTGGTTTCTGTGCCCACAAACCTGGCCCCATACACTCAAGTGAAGAAGGAGCCAGAAGACAGAGTTGAAATGGCGAAGGACTGTGGGAAAGAAAGTCCCCACGAAGAGGCATCCTCTTTCAGCCACGGTGAGGGGGAGTCTTTCCCCAACAGTGAAACCCCTTCCGAATCCAAAAAGGCTGAGCCTTGTGCCCCGAAGGAGGAGGACAAGCTGATGAAGGAGGGTGGCGAGAAAGAGAAACCCCAGCCCTTGGAGCCAGCATCTTCCCTCAGCAATGGGTGCACCCTCGCCAACCCCGCCTCGGCCCTGCCCTGCATCAACCCACTCAGTGCCCTGCAGTCCGTCTTGAACAATCACCTGGGCAAAGCCACGGAACCCTTGCGCTCCCCGTCCTGCTCCAGCCCAAGCTCCAGCACAATCTCCATGTTCCACAAGTCAAGTCTCAGTGTCACGGACAAGCCGGTGTTGAGCCCTGCCACCACGAGACCGTCCAGCGTGTCCAGGCGTTACCTGTTTGAGAACAACGATCAGCCCATTGACCTGACCAAGTCCAAAAGCAAGAAAGCCGAGTCCTCGCAAGCACAATCCTGTACATCCCCACCTCAGAAGCACGCTTTGTCCGACATCGCCGACATGGTCAAGGTCCTCCCCAAAGCCACCACCCCAAAGCCCGCCGCTTCCTCCAGGGTCCCTCCCATGAAGCTGGAAATGGATGTCAGGCGCTTTGAGGATGTCTCCAGCGAAGTCTCGACTTTGCATAAGAGAAAAGGCCGGCAGTCCAACTGGAACCCTCAGCATCTTCTGATCCTGCAGGCTCAGTTTGCTTCGAGCCTCTTCCAGACATCAGAGGGCAAATACCTGCTGTCCGACCTGGGGCCACAAGAGCGAATGCAAATCTCAAAGTTTACGGGACTCTCGATGACCACTATCAGCCACTGGCTGGCAAATGTCAAGTACCAGCTTAGGAAAACGGGCGGGacaaaatttctgaaaaacatGGACAAAGGACACCCTATCTTTTATTGTAGTGACTGTGCCTCCCAGTTTAGAACCCCGTCTACCTACATCAGTCACTTAGAATCTCACCTAGGTTTCCAAATGAAGGACATGACCCGCATGGCCGTGGAACAGCAAGGCAAGGTGGAGCAAGAGATTTCCCGGGTGTCGTCGGCTCAGAGGTCTCCGGAAACCATAGCTGGCGAAGAGGACACAGACTCTAAATTCAAGT